One Mycolicibacterium sarraceniae genomic window carries:
- a CDS encoding cytochrome P450 codes for MTSADTGLGLALFDDRYIQDPHELYARMHRAGHVHHIGDSGFYAVSSWAAVNEAVSRCGDFSSNLTATMMCQPGGAVTEFQIGELGGPMQALATADEPAHSVHRKLLLPHLVVKRIRGFEPYIADAAAQLWDEDAKGVGIEWMSAVANRLPMMIVGRIIGVPDTDIDKLIDWGYAATQMVEGLVTQADMESAGVAVMELSAYITEQFGRAAADPRDDLLGDLASACATGALNSIAAQTMMITLFSAGGESTASLIGSAAYLLATHTELQQRLRAEPSFVGAFLEEVLRYEPPFRAHYRHVVNDTELYGTELPAGSRLLLLWGAANRDPSHFDDPAEFRLDRAEGKGHIAFGKGSHFCIGAALARLEARIVIEQLLERTSTIESAGVGRWLPSLLVRRLERLELRLT; via the coding sequence GTGACATCGGCGGATACCGGTTTGGGACTGGCGCTGTTCGACGACCGGTACATCCAGGATCCGCACGAGCTGTACGCGCGGATGCATCGGGCCGGGCACGTCCACCACATCGGGGACTCGGGTTTTTACGCCGTGAGCAGTTGGGCTGCGGTCAACGAGGCGGTCAGCCGGTGCGGTGATTTCTCGTCCAACCTGACCGCGACGATGATGTGTCAACCGGGCGGTGCCGTCACCGAATTCCAGATCGGTGAACTCGGCGGACCGATGCAGGCGCTGGCGACCGCTGACGAGCCCGCGCATTCGGTGCACCGGAAGCTCTTGCTGCCGCACTTGGTCGTCAAGCGCATTCGCGGGTTCGAGCCCTACATCGCCGACGCCGCGGCGCAGTTGTGGGACGAGGATGCGAAAGGCGTTGGCATCGAGTGGATGAGCGCGGTGGCCAATCGCCTGCCGATGATGATCGTCGGCCGCATCATCGGCGTCCCCGATACCGATATCGACAAGCTCATCGATTGGGGATACGCCGCCACCCAGATGGTCGAAGGCCTGGTGACCCAGGCTGATATGGAGTCCGCGGGCGTCGCGGTGATGGAACTCAGCGCCTACATAACCGAACAGTTCGGCCGTGCGGCAGCAGACCCCCGCGACGATCTGCTGGGGGATCTGGCCTCGGCGTGCGCGACCGGCGCTCTGAACAGTATCGCGGCGCAGACGATGATGATCACGCTCTTCAGCGCCGGGGGTGAATCCACTGCTTCGCTGATCGGTTCCGCCGCTTACCTTCTCGCGACACACACCGAACTACAACAACGACTCCGCGCCGAGCCCTCCTTCGTGGGGGCATTCCTGGAAGAGGTACTGCGCTACGAGCCGCCCTTCCGTGCCCACTACCGCCACGTCGTCAACGACACCGAGCTGTACGGCACTGAACTCCCTGCGGGGTCGCGTCTGCTCCTGCTTTGGGGTGCGGCGAACCGAGACCCATCCCATTTCGATGATCCCGCAGAGTTCCGGCTCGACAGGGCGGAGGGCAAGGGCCACATCGCTTTCGGCAAGGGTTCGCACTTCTGCATCGGGGCAGCGCTCGCGCGGTTGGAAGCCAGAATCGTCATCGAACAACTCCTCGAACGCACCTCGACGATCGAGTCCGCCGGCGTCGGCCGGTGGCTACCCAGTCTTCTGGTGCGCCGTCTGGAACGACTCGAGCTCCGGCTCACCTGA